A window from Pangasianodon hypophthalmus isolate fPanHyp1 chromosome 4, fPanHyp1.pri, whole genome shotgun sequence encodes these proteins:
- the LOC113524122 gene encoding uncharacterized protein LOC113524122 isoform X1, whose amino-acid sequence MGFLGGEITVDNRTPYRWTVCIETQKPWLFSDRYNTFNVGPHTKTQQSQILLIKWGQTIYLKVKYGQCSETECCTDPDLWYIFDPRDDPCFTIRESGDHWYIHLDCNINYEEKESTCPNYERTEDDAREEEENRRRAEEQRRQAQLERERRIEEQIRRESELAAKKLEQATETLKQKQRLRGHEFHHQTHIMQQTPNTENERDEVPEIEKKFRELSLEYQIVEDEDSEETLADRMKTLQNELMVEYCKKHNLTSSCVFSFDTAVGYETLPLHDRLTVLEAVMHLVFEENEDDHTHKHDRDFLLDVLELLQDDHPSLAFNLLQSLLQIDVQLSAQSKEILCQIAFNNTWKLAEITDFMRYIFRKDKEQVQSILHIAQTYKLEYRDVFTALESPDPLRWLKSYVYKERHKNALTIISEMRKANYPENVLIILEDVLGYLEMELPKHKTADLNENKIHNIKKMVKELDFNNPDRHVLKSVLVGMSVAVKICSAVTIQRSKKEIVIEGYLPRLPQLAALVVFLLPKSETNTGCLLEIGTGEGKSCILAMLAAIHAIRGVKVDIVTSSPVLACRDLEEWSGLYNMFGITSSAVPPMLNDVSSEKLEELTQEAYKQQIIYSTVGTFAADTLKQEFEKKTTRGDRRFELVIVDEVDYMTLDNGVQITFLSHESSGLQHLEQVLAGIWAMVSACRPIEVEETGETMWATRVQNFHTAALIAMIGSEKTDTFSPLEILLPGTELGFYSEEDFENLQASFNDKGEKQHVAMENKAWKTIMAKTGIEQQYDLLSVLEMGMENKVAFNCYVYQSETRKAIRFGEQKTKTDQNINMLLCENGKACEILSENLLVEATLSQVKSKIKYSKQCSSEEEKHNLVVPSFLEKYLENQLPVFVENALKAIQMTKGREYMIERSLSAQGIDVSEEDQHMYHAIIPVDFQASGMLEKRKRWGDGLQQFLEMKHQLTLSPLSNVTNYMSNSNFFKRYLSGKGIFGVSGTLGGDADKGFLARHYKTDSYVIPAHQRQKVTELPAVQVRGGTEQWIQTLCAMVSKVSNRGQVVLVVCEDVNTANELNDKITAETKHSVTKYTMSESHNIENQEFNKGQIIITTNLGGRGTDIKVTEEVNRCGGLFVLLTYFPNNRRVEKQVFGRTGRKGTPGMVQLILNHDRLAMAYRGHSIEVMRELREEYEVNRIKDMEKEKLAEIEMKEELFSTFCQFLSDFDKHYNTEEKTDLFEVKVKDVPRYFESFHSKVDYHPALNALKESWGIWLILHTEQINIENDLTELKVDLIYHLHDTSNKLLQGQSENFYDHIQQALGRTALHFQNKNKCDYGAKSYWKKASESDNYYRAIALYNQAYITINMAKEGYKSEAHSILEEAEKAIDVYVSEMTKTLYFCSLSVTQDFEPHHSGSCNFQIQMQARMNIFNSWKRNIRKILDMLGPGKGEFKTVDLTLYSLSAEEDFVSSSELNLFRNYGLAVVFEVKKKPQFSFDALICCFLGLVQVVAGVLICGLTAGSMSSFGLGLISEGVSDMISGVMGMINGDFNWASWAISKAISIGTSLVCGGFSVLKRSFSSVKNAANSIFNGTKSLKNIAWSAVRSGRNLFMSTCTTVKSLASSVSIKNITLNAAKLNLKKASAYAVQELAIQGVNTALNNIDATVKKTFKQGFQLTFKKSLCSELQQNKQFVSALLDFISSRIPKAALNKESGYKISKNLEKQMIDHVALNTKLTISALIINCNHIQKTIQTLSSVWDMSAEFVAYKPYTCIKRLLSTASMSTTIYEMYSSIPTKQTINSNFVPAFLKSIKEDPLFEKYDSDGRDKLEDVERLKNELIDLVSEVLSQTMVESFSGFATSIFTKTFTQRLNSVTVEVVGNLLGRDETQRFFVSQQHDYDLKSATECKKRSLTDEELNELTCYAKDIADEQKPATALEVHVLTKSNLLEGKGICITVVDDKGKLLSEETYPGTDPAAGAIKLVLTKLPLTSPGNEGILNKLKRNIKAEDIPQSGHIDIIRPDGSRETVKSSNQNCLFHAVIQATTNDPNNVVLQKAKELRRKVSDEILLKPNNYVDAVKIQNIFNMTNSSNKYKIQAGVRECDLEQYTKYTKNKTPKQIIEEYKLGKVGDHKCVLDMEKPTAGLVEAQHIPPKSTWTSVLHLIKTNPEISSSLDRKNKEAFYLMMKMKHDPNGKMQLCMNTLSSDRRRALSSGNSAESRACRHFLTSTFSRGDTEKALKLSLIMAHPQCSDHIWNDLGFHRHFRTCDAGLAVMDRNDYYKRGFKEIVKKYSKWDLIDQDQTIRLIKWVQKDIFLDTSTVEYKEIINVIKDAKKKKKKGHEHG is encoded by the exons ATGGGGTTCCTGGGAGGAGAAATAACTGTTGACAATCGCACACCCTACAGATGGACTGTCTGTATCGAGACCCAGAAGCCATGGCTGTTTTCTGACAGATACAATACG tttAATGTTGGAcctcacacaaaaacacagcaaagcCAGATACTTTTAATCAAATGGGGCCAAACCATCTACCTGAAAGTGAAATATGGACAGTGTTCAGAGACAGAGTGCTGCACAGATCCAGATTTGTGGTACATATTCGATCCAAGAGATGACCCCTGTTTCACAATTCGAGAGAGTGGAGACCACTGGTATATACATCTGGACTGCAACATAAATTATGAGGAGAAGGAATCAACTTGCCCAAATTATG AGAGAACTGAAGATGATGCacgagaggaagaagaaaatcGTAGACGAGCGGAGGAGCAGCGGCGTCAGGCCCAGCTTGAACGTGAAAGAAGAATTGAGGAACAGATTAGAAGAGAAAGTGAGCTCGCCGCTAAGAAGCTTGAACAagccacagagacactgaaGCAGAAACAGAGGCTGAGAGGCCATGAGTTCCACCACCAAACTCATATAATGCAACAGACACcaaacactgaaaatgaaagagaTGAG gTTCCAGAAATAGAGAAGAAATTCAGAGAACTCTCATTAGAATATCAAATCGTTGAGGATGAAGATTCAGAGGAGACACTAGCAGACAGAATGAAAACTCTGCAAAATGAGTTAATGGTGGAGTACTGTAAGAAACACAACCTGACCAGtagctgtgtgttttctttcgACACTGCAGTTGGTTATGAGACTCTGCCTCTACATGATAGACTGACAGTACTTGAAGCAGTAATGCATTTGGTTTTTGAGGAGAATGAGGACGaccacacacataaacatgacCGAGACTTCCTCTTGGATGTGCTTGAACTGTTGCAAGATGATCATCCATCACTTGCGTTTAATCTTTTACAGAGCCTTCTTCAAATTGATGTGCAACTGTCTGCACAGAGTAAAGAAATTCTGTGTCAGATTGCATTCAACAACACATGGAAACTGGCAGAAATAACAGATTTCATGCGTTACATTTTCAGGAAAGACAAAGAACAAGTGCAGTCAATACTTCACATTGCACAGACCTACAAGCTGGAATATAGGGATGTCTTTACTGCTTTGGAGTCACCTGATCCCCTCAGATGGTTAAAAAGCTATGTTTACAAAGAAAGACACAAAAATGCTCTTACTATTATTAGTGAAATGCGCAAAGCAAACTACCCTGAGAATGTCCTGATAATACTCGAGGATGTTCTGGGGTATCTGGAAATGGAGcttccaaaacacaaaacagctgatctcaatgaaaacaaaatccataatataaagaaaatggtTAAAGAACTGGATTTTAACAACCCAGACAGACACGTTCTGAAAAGTGTACTAGTGGGAATGTCAGTCGCAGTAAAAATATGCTCTGCTGTCACTATTCAAAGGAGTAAAAAGGAAATAGTCATTGAAGGATATCTTCCCAGATTACCTCAACTTGCAGCCTTGGTTGTTTTCCTGCTTCCGAAATCAGAAACTAATACAGGTTGTCTCCTGGAAATTGGGACTGGTGAAGGGAAATCTTGTATCTTAGCCATGCTTGCTGCAATCCATGCCATTCGTGGTGTAAAGGTGGACATTGTGACGAGCTCCCCGGTCCTCGCCTGTCGTGATTTAGAGGAATGGAGCGGACTGTACAACATGTTTGGCATAACATCATCTGCCGTTCCTCCAATGCTGAATGATGTCTCATCTGAAAAACTAGAAGAACTGACTCAGGAAGCAtacaaacaacaaataatttACAGTACTGTTGGGACTTTTGCAGCAGATACACTGAAACAAGAGTTTGAGAAGAAAACAACTCGAGGAGACAGGAGGTTTGAGCTAGTGATTGTGGACGAGGTTGACTACATGACCTTGGATAATGGAGTTCAAATAACATTTCTGTCCCATGAGTCCAGTGGCCTCCAGCATTTGGAGCAAGTCCTTGCAGGAATCTGGGCCATGGTATCTGCATGTCGACCAATTGAGGTAGAAGAAACTGGAGAGACCATGTGGGCAACAAGAGTCCAGAATTTTCACACAGCTGCACTAATAGCAATGATTGGTTCAGAAAAAACAGATACATTTTCACCACTGGAAATTTTGTTGCCAGGCACCGAATTAGGCTTTTACTCAGAGGAAGATTTTGAAAATTTGCAGGCCTCTTTTAATGACAAAGGAGAAAAGCAACATGTTGCTATGGAAAATAAGGCATGGAAGACCATCATGGCCAAAACTGGAATAGAACAACAGTATGACCTGCTCAGTGTTCTTGAGATGGGGATGGAGAACAAGGTGGCATTTAACTGTTATGTATATCAGTCAGAAACTAGAAAAGCCATTCGGTTTGGAgagcaaaagacaaaaactgACCAAAACATCAACATGCTGCTATGCGAGAATGGTAAAGCTTGTGAGATCTTGTCTGAAAATTTGCTTGTTGAAGCCACTCTTAGCCAGGTGAAATCCAAGATTAAATATTCTAAACAATGCAgttcagaagaagaaaaacacaatctTGTAGTCCCTTCTTTCTTAGAGAAATACCTTGAAAATCAGCTTCCAGTGTTTGTTGAGAATGCACTGAAGGCCATTCAGATGACCAAAGGCAGAGAGTACATGATCGAGAGATCTCTTAGTGCTCAGGGAATAGATGTTAGTGAAGAAGATCAACACATGTACCATGCAATAATTCCAGTGGACTTTCAGGCCAGTGGAATGTTGGAGAAAAGAAAACGTTGGGGTGATGGACTACAACAATTTCTGGAGATGAAGCATCAGTTAACTTTATCGCCATTATCAAATGTGACAAACTACATGTCAAATTCAAATTTCTTTAAAAGATATCTCAGTGGGAAAGGAATATTTGGTGTTTCTGGAACACTGGGGGGAGATGCAGACAAGGGTTTCCTGGCAAGGCATTACAAAACGGACAGCTACGTCATACCGGCTCATCAGCGTCAAAAGGTTACTGAGCTTCCTGCAGTCCAGGTGAGGGGAGGTACCGAACAATGGATCCAAACTCTTTGTGCCATGGTCTCAAAAGTCTCCAACAGAGGACAAGTGGTGTTAGTCGTGTGTGAGGACGTGAACACAGCAAATGAGCTCAATGACAAAATTACAGCAGAAACCAAACATTCAGTCACCAAGTACACGATGAGCGAGAGCCACAACATTGAGAACCAGGAGTTCAACAAGGGACAGATCATTATTACCACTAACCTTGGAGGCCGTGGAACAGACATTAAGGTTACAGAGGAGGTTAATCGCTGTGGTGGTCTCTTTGTGTTACTCACGTACTTCCCCAATAACCGAAGAGTCGAGAAACAGGTTTTTGGACGAACAGGTCGAAAAGGCACGCCGGGAATGGTCCAGCTAATACTGAACCATGATCGTCTAGCCATGGCCTACCGAGGCCATTCTATCGAAGTCATGAGGGAACTCAGAGAAGAGTATGAGGTTAATCGAATAAAAGATATGGAGAAGGAGAAACTAGCTGAAATTGAAATGAAGGAAGAGCTGTTCTCCACATTTTGTCAGTTCcttagtgactttgacaagcACTATAATACAGAAGAGAAGACAGACCTCTTTGAAGTGAAAGTAAAAGATGTCCCTCGTTACTTTGAGTCCTTTCACAGTAAGGTGGACTATCACCCAGCACTGAATGCTTTGAAGGAATCATGGGGTATATGGCTGATACTTCACACAGAACAGATTAACATAGAGAATGACCTCACTGAATTGAAAGTAGACCTCATCTATCACTTGCATGATACAAGTAACAAACTTTTACAAGGTCAGAGTGAAAACTTTTATGATCACATCCAGCAGGCTTTAGGAAGAACTGCCTTGcactttcaaaacaaaaacaaatgtgactATGGAGCAAAATCTTACTGGAAAAAAGCCTCTGAGTCAGACAACTACTACAGAGCTATTGCACTATATAACCAGGCCTACATTACCATTAACATGGCCAAAGAGGGCTACAAAAGTGAGGCACATTCCATACTCGAGGAGGCAGAGAAGGCCATAGATGTTTACGTATCAGAAATGACCAAAACACTATACTTCTGTTCCTTGTCTGTTACTCAAGATTTTGAACCACACCACAGCGGCAGCTGTAACTTCCAAATACAAATGCAGGCAAGGATGAACATATTTAACTCATGGAAGCGAAATATCAGAAAAATACTTGACATGCTTGGACCGGGCAAAGGAGAGTTCAAAACTGTGGACTTGACACTTTACAGCTTATCAGCTGAGGAAGATTTTGTGTCTTCTAGTGAACTCAACCTCTTTCGTAATTATGGGCTTGCAGTTGTGTTTGAAGTGAAGAAAAAGCCCCAATTCTCATTTGATGCCctgatttgttgttttcttgGTCTGGTTCAGGTTGTAGCAGGAGTTCTGATATGTGGCCTGACAGCTGGTTCTATGTCCTCATTTGGTCTTGGTTtgatctctgaaggtgtgtcTGACATGATCAGTGGAGTCATGGGTATGATAAATGGTGATTTTAATTGGGCATCATGGGCAATATCTAAGGCAATTAGTATAGGAACTTCTTTGGTCTGTGGGGGATTCAGTGTTCTCAAACGGTCATTCTCCTCTGTGAAAAATGCAGCAAATAGTATCTTCAATGGCACTAAATCACTAAAAAATATTGCATGGAGTGCCGTCCGATCAGGAAGAAACCTGTTTATGTCCACATGTACAACAGTCAAATCATTAGCATCATCAGTATCCATAAAGAACATCACATTGAATGCGGCCAAACTGAACTTAAAAAAAGCAAGTGCGTATGCTGTTCAGGAATTGGCTATTCAGGGGGTAAACACTGCTCTGAACAACATTGATGCCACAGTTAAAAAAACTTTCAAACAAGGATTTCAACTTACTTTTAAGAAATCTCTCTGTTCAGAACTGCAACAGAATAAACAATTTGTTAGCGCGCTCTTAGATTTCATTAGCTCAAGAATCCCAAAGGCGGCCTTGAATAAAGAGTCTGGCTACAAGATTAGTAAAAACTTGGAGAAGCAAATGATTGACCATGTTGCTCTGAATACGAAACTTACTATCAGTGCCCTTATAATAAACTGCAACCATATCCAAAAGACCATTCAAACACTGTCCAGTGTGTGGGACATGTCAGCAGAGTTTGTTGCATACAAACCTTATACCTGCATCAAGAGACTACTGAGTACTGCAAGCATGTCCACCACCATTTATGAAATGTATTCCTCCATTCCTACAAAACAGACCATTAACAGTAATTTTGTTCCTGCTTTTTTGAAGTCCATAAAAGAGGATCCATTATTTGAGAAGTATGACAGTGATGGAAGGGACAAACTGGAAGATGTGGAACGTCTTAAAAATGAACTCATTGACTTAGTTTCAGAAGTTCTTTCCCAAACCATGGTGGAGAGTTTTTCTGGGTTTGCCACATCAATTTTTACCAAAACATTCACTCAAAGACTGAACTCTGTTACTGTAGAAGTGGTTGGTAATTTGCTGGGACGGGACGAAACCCAAAGGTTCTTTGTGAGTCAGCAGCATGATTATGATCTTAAATCAGCCACTGAATGCAAGAAAAGATCTTTGACTGACGAAGAACTAAATGAGCTCACATGCTATGCTAAAGATATAGCTGACGAACAAAAGCCAGCAACAGCTTTAGAGGTTCATGTTCTCACAAAGAGCAATTTGTTGGAAGGAAAAGGAATTTGTATAACTGTAGTAGATGATAAAGGAAAACTTCTCTCAGAGGAGACTTACCCAGGAACTGATCCAGCAGCTGGTGCTATCAAACTCGTGCTGACGAAACTACCTCTGACTTCTCCAGG aaatgaaGGAATATTGAATAAACTGAAACGTAACATTAAGGCTGAAGATATTCCACAGAGTGGCCACATTGATATTATACGCCCTGATGGATCACGAGAAACTGTAAAGTCCTCAAATCAGAACTGTCTTTTTCATGCTGTCATCCAAGCAACAACTAACGACCCAAACAACGTCGTTCTACAAAAAGCCAAAGAGCTCCGTAGGAAAGTCAGTGATGAG ATTCTTTTAAAACCAAACAACTATGTAGATGCTGTGAAGATCCAGAACATTTTCAACATGACAAACAGCtcgaataaatataaaatccaAGCTGGAGTGAGGGAATGTGATCTGGAGCAGTACACCAAGTACACTAAAAACAAGACACCCAAACAAATCATTGAGGAGTACAAACTTGGAAAAGTGGGCGACCACAAGTG CGTTTTAGACATGGAGAAGCCCACAGCAGGACTGGTGGAGGCACAGCACATTCCACCAAAAAGCACATGGACTTCAGTCCTTCACCTCATCAAAACAAACCCCGAGATTTCATCTTCATTAGACAGAAAAAACAAGGAAGCTTTCTACttaatgatgaaaatgaaacatgacCCGAAtggaaaaatgcagctttgcaTGAACACGCTGTCGTCTGATCGCCGCCGTGCACTGAGCAGCGGCAACAGCGCCGAATCCAGAGCATGCAG ACACTTCCTGACAAGCACCTTTTCACGTGGAGATACAGAGAAAGCGTTGAAGCTCTCCTTAATCATGGCCCATCCTCAATGCTCGGACCACATCTGGAATGATCTCG GTTTCCATCGTCATTTCAGGACATGTGATGCTGGACTTGCAGTGATGGACAGGAACGACTACTACAAGAGAGGATTTAAGGAAATAGTGAAAAAGTACAGCAAATGGGATCTCATCGACCAAGACCAAACCATCCGACTAATAAAGTGGGTGCAGAAAGATATATTTCTGGACACATCTACAGTGGAgtataaagaaataattaatgttataaaagatgcaaaaaaaaaaaaaaagaagggacaTGAGCATGGATAA